From a region of the Helianthus annuus cultivar XRQ/B chromosome 5, HanXRQr2.0-SUNRISE, whole genome shotgun sequence genome:
- the LOC110943533 gene encoding serpin-ZX, whose amino-acid sequence MAPSKPSRKRPRRLDQSMMNSNQTHVSTALATHLLSNKHDSNVVFSPLSIQVALSVLSAGCKGETLVQLLAFLKADTTDDLNSLYLQLVSSILADGSPSGGPKLSSVNAVWVRETLSLKPSFKLAMDTIYRAACKQVDFGKAVEVADEVNSWAKKETNGLIKEVITAQEVTDDTMLILANAIYFKGTWSQQFETSLTEEGDFHLLNGNKVKVPFMTNYENQFVHEYDDFKVLGLPYSHGQDKRKFTMYFYLSDAIDGLPSLINKIGSTSNFFDHHIPRKKVRVVEFFIPKFKIEFGFEASDMLKKLGLVLPFKVGDGFTEMIDSPIGKGLYVSTIEHKSLVEVNEEGTEAAAVTVVSHVIKCSRGAASTFVDFVADHPFLFVIREDVTGIVLFVGQVIDPSLSI is encoded by the exons ATGGCTCCTTCTAAACCCTCTCGGAAACGACCTCGTCGTCTCGACCAATCGATGATGAACAGCAACCAAACCCATGTCTCAACCGCACTTGCAACCCACCTTCTGTCCAACAAACACGACTCCAACGTAGTCTTCTCGCCCCTTTCGATCCAGGTCGCCCTTAGCGTACTATCTGCCGGTTGCAAAGGTGAAACACTTGTCCAACTCCTGGCATTCCTTAAAGCGGACACTACGGATGACCTCAACTCTCTCTATTTGCAGCTTGTGTCCTCAATATTAGCCGACGGTAGCCCCAGTGGCGGACCTAAATTGTCTTCTGTAAATGCGGTTTGGGTTCGGGAAACCCTTTCTCTCAAACCTTCTTTCAAACTGGCCATGGACACCATTTATAGAGCCGCTTGCAAACAAGTCGATTTCGGGAAG GCTGTAGAGGTAGCCGATGAAGTAAATTCATGGGCCAAAAAGGAAACAAATGGGCTTATCAAGGAAGTCATTACTGCTCAAGAAGTTACTGATGACACAATGCTCATCCTTGCAAATGCTATCTACTTCAAGGGAACATGGAGTCAGCAGTTTGAAACCTCATTGACTGAAGAAGGTGACTTTCACCTCCTCAATGGCAATAAAGTTAAAGTTCCCTTTATGACCAACTACGAAAATCAATTCGTACATGAATATGATGATTTCAAAGTATTGGGTCTCCCATATTCGCATGGTCAAGATAAGCGTAAGTTCACAATGTACTTTTACCTCAGTGATGCAATAGACGGGCTTCCgtctttaataaataaaatcgGTTCCACATCCAACTTTTTTGACCATCACATTCCACGAAAAAAGGTAAGAGTCGTTGAGTTTTTTATACCAAAATTTAAGATAGAATTCGGGTTTGAAGCTTCTGATATGTTGAAGAAATTAGGGCTTGTATTGCCTTTCAAAGTTGGAGATGGTTTCACCGAAATGATTGACTCACCTATTGGTAAGGGCCTTTATGTTTCGACAATCGAGCATAAATCCCTCGTGGAGGTGAATGAAGAAGGCACAGAAGCTGCAGCGGTCACTGTAGTTAGTCATGTGATCAAATGTTCACGGGGGGCGGCAAgcacttttgttgattttgtagcGGATCACCCGTTTTTGTTTGTGATTAGAGAAGATGTGACCGGGATTGTGTTGTTTGTGGGACAGGTGATTGACCCTAGTTTAAGTATCTAG